The Persephonella hydrogeniphila region CTTTTCAGGCTGTGAAAACCTTGTTACAGAAGAAAGGTAAAGGTATGTATAACTGTAGATTGCTGTGTTTTTATATCTTTCTAACTCTTTTAGATAAGGAGTATTCCTTTCATAAAAACTGTCTATTAAAATCCTGAAATAAATCGAATACGGATACAATGGCTCATCACTGTTTATCTTCTGAAGGCATCTGTATGCTTCTGTATATTTTTCTTGATTAAAAAGCTCTATACATTTTTCGAACCCGAATGAATAACTGAATATGAATAGAATTAGTATTAATTTTTTCATTTTAGCCTGAAGTCTATAATAAACTTTGTTCCCCTTCCTTCTTCTGTTTCCATGCTTATAGCTCCGTTATGGCTGAATATTATCTTGTACACCATAGGTAGCCCCAGACCTGTACCTTTAGGTTTTGTTGTAAAAAACGGCTGAAAAATTTTGTCTCTGTGTTCTCTGGATATACCTGTTCCATTGTCTTCAACTATTATCCTTGCAATCTCTCTGTCGCTCATCTTTATATATTCGGTCTTTATCTTTATAAATTTATCTTTTGAATCTTTTTCTCTAAGGGCATCTATACTATTCAGCACAAGATTGAAAATGACCTGTTTCATCAAGTTTTTATCGAAGGAAAAATCTGGTAGTTTTTCATCAAATTCAAGGAGTAGTTTTATATTTTCATAATCCATATCTGGTTTTAGAAGCATAACAGAGTTATTGATTTCTTTATTTAGATTTCCTTTCTCAAAAACAGGTTCAATAAGCTTTGAAAAATTAAGAAAAGATACAGTCATTTTGTTCAGTCTGTTTACTTCTTCCTTTATAACTCCGGAGAACTCTCTGACAAGGTCATTTTCTATATTGTTTCTAAGGTAATTTGCTGCATTTCCTATCGCATAAAGGGCGTTTTTTACCTCGTGGGCGATTTTCGCACTCATCTCACCCATTGTTGCCATACAGTTAAGTGTTTCTCTTTCTCTGTGGGCTTCATCTAACTTTCTCAGGTATTCTTTTAATGAGGCTACCATCATGTAGAATGAGTAATTTAGCTGGTGTATTTCATCTCCTGAAAGTTGCTTAAATTTTTCGCAAACCGAGCATTCTTTGAGGGATTTATCTCCAAGGGACAACAGTATATCTCCTGCATTTTCAGATATCAGCCAGCAAGCCTCTGATATTTCTTTTATGCATTTTTTATCTGGATTTATTGCATCTACAGGTTTTAGGTCAATCTCAGAACTATCAATATATGTTGTTGTTATCTTTGTTATCTTATTTTTGAGATTTATGAGAGGTTTTACCATATATCCAGATATAACAAAAACACCGGCGAAAGACACAAGAATAACCAGAGATGCTATCGCAAGTGTCTGGAGCAGTATCTTGAGTATTTCTCTATCTATTGTGTACTTCAGTATATCGAGATTGTATTTGGAGACAACAAATCCTATATTTTCTGTATCTATTTTAACAGGATAGTAAAAGGAAATTATATTTTTATCTTTTTTTATAGCAGGTTCTTTATTAAACTCTTGTAGTAGTTTTTTGTTTACAAATCCTAAATTTGATATTTCTGTATCTCCTATAATTCTACCGTCAACATCCAGTACAGAAACATAAAATACCGAGGGCAGCTCGTCTATCTTTTTTATCATTTCATCAATTTTTTCTAAATTTCTGAGGACAAAGCTGTCTTTATAACTTTCAATAATATTTTTTATGTTTTCTACAATATTCTGATTTTTTTCCTTCAAAAGCTTTTGTTCAAAACTGAACGCTGTAAAAAATATAGCTCCAAGGAGTACAAAGAGAATATAAATAGATGTTGCAAGGGCAACTTTCCATCTTATAGATAGCTTTTTAAAGTAATCTAATGTCATAGCTTACTGCAGTAAAGGGTATTGGGATAGTATATCATTGTAATCCTTTATTATCCTGAACATATCTTTATCTGGTTTTTCGAATCCATCAATACCAAGCCTATTAAGTGTTTTTTTATCCCTTAATGAGTAAAGTATCTCCATTATTTTTTTCTGCAAATTTTTCGGGAGATCTCCATGGATCGCAACAACATATCTGGGAACATAAGGAGATTTTGCTATTATTTTTATGCCTTTATTTAAGAACTTTTCGGCACTTTCCTCTTTCACCCCTGCTGCATCTGCAAGACCCGATATAACAGACAGAATTGCAGCTTTATCACTTCCTGAGCTCCACATATCAGGAATATCGGTGTATTTTATACCGTTCTTACTCAATATATAAAGAGGCATAATACAGTTGCTGGCACATATACTACTTCCAAGGGTAAGTTTTTTTCCTTTTATATCCTGTACAGAATGTATGTTACTGTCTTTCCTTACTACGATAACACCTGCTTCCATAACATGTCCCTTTATCTTTATGACAGCTGCCGGTATTACATTATGCTTTTCTTGAATTTTGTAATAAACAACAGGACAGGATATAGATATATCAACTGTATTTTCTTCGTAGAACTGTAAAAGGTCTTTGTATTTCCCAAATATTTTTAGCTGAATTTCCCTTCCTAATTTCTCAGAGAGGTAAGAAGATAATGCTTTAAATCTTTTGTACTCTTCTACAGGATTTCCAGAAGAAAGAACGGCCAGAATCAGCCGTTCAGATGCAAAGGAGGAATAAATGAAGATAAAAAAAGCAACGAGCCCTACCGGGAGTTTCATTTTTTCTTACCGTATTTTTCTTTTACCGGTTTAAAATTATGCACTATCGCCGGAACTAATCTGTAACCTTCTTCCTGTAAAGCTGCAAGCTTTGCAACACCTGCAGGGGTAAGTATTACAAACGGAAAAAAATCTTCTTTATCAAAACCAAATGCCCTTGCAGCGTTATAACATACATAAAATTTTATCCCGTAACTATCATGGAAATTTTTCAACCTTTCTACTGTTTTCTGGAATACTTTTTCGTTTTGCTTGGCAAAGACAGGTATTTCTGCTCCATGACTTACAATAACAATTTCTACCTCTTCAAGGGGGGCATACTCTGAGTAAGCTTTAAGGTGGTTCCTTATATAATTGAGAGCTTTATCTACCGCCTCTGGTCCTTGGAGATTCCAGTCGTAAACAACTTTTACAGAAGGATAAGTGCTTTCTGAGATCTCAAGTTTTGCTCCTTTTTCTTCTCCAGAAGCGAATAAAAATACAAGAAGGAAAACTATCAATACCTTCATAGTACGCCTCCTTATTCAAATAGCATATAAGCGTATCCTAGGTTCTGCCAGTGAACTATTCCTTTTAAAGCTGAGTAAACAGGCTTTACGAAAGGGTAAAGGTTGTCAATTGAAATACCTCTTGCTTTTAATCCAGCTTCACATATCTCAAATTTTACACCGTAGAACTTTACAAGATTCTCAAGCCGTTCCCTGAACTCTTTTTGCCTTTTCTTCAACTCTTTATCATCCCTGTAAGGAGATTTGTCAAGATTTTTTATGAAAAATTTGTACCCATTTCCATGTACAACAACTACAACTTTTAGTTCTTTCAGGCTGTTTCTGTAATGCTGAATATTGTTTACAACACCTTTAAGGAGGTAAAACTCGAATTTTTCAATACTTCCTGTCCTAAAATCAATGACAACTTTTTCAACTTCTTCTGAGGAAACAGGCAGATACACAAACAAAATAAAAATAATAGATATAAAAAACCTGCCCATATCTACTCTCCTTTACAGTGTTTATATTTTTTATATGAAATATAACATTATGAACTGTGTATATAATTGTCAAATTATTTAAATAGGAATAAACTATTACTGATAAAATCAACAGAGGGTTAGTAATGGGGTACAGAGTATTATTAATAGATGATGAGGAGAGTATTCTTAAAGTAATAAAGAAATTTCTTGAAGATAAAGGCTTTTACGTAGATACAGCAAAAACAAAGTCTCAGGCACTGAATCAAATATCCCGCTGTAATTACAGTATTATACTGAGTGATTTCAGATTACCTGATGGAACAGGGATAGATATATTAGAGGATTTTAGAAAGAGAGACAAAGAAACACCATTTGTGATAATAACAGCCTATGGTTCAATAAATGGAGCTGTCGAAGCTATACAGAAAGGAGCTTCCCATTATATTGCAAAACCAATTGATGCTGAGAATCTTCTGAAGATAATTCAGTTTTTGATACAGAAAAAAGAAAAAAAAGGATTTGATAGTAAAGAGGAGTTTGCAGGAATAATAGGAAGATCTCCTCTGATGAGAGAGCTTTTTAAAGAGATAGATATAGTGAGCAAAAGTGAATCTACCGTCCTTATAGAAGGAGAAAGCGGAACGGGTAAAGAGCTTGTGGCTAAAGCTATTCATAAGCTTTCAAAAAGAAAAGACAAGCCTTTCGTAGCGGTGAACTGCTCAGCTATTCCTGTAGAGCTTTTTGAAAATGAACTTTTTGGGCACGAGAAAGGTGCCTATACTGGTGCTGTTGGGCAGGGAAAGGGAAAGATAGAGCTTGCAGGAGAAGGAACTCTTTTTCTTGATGAGATAGGAGAGTTAGATCTTGTTTTACAGGCCAAGCTGTTAAGGGTATTGCAGGAAAAGGAATTCTATAGATTAGGAGGCTCAAAAACAGTTCCTGTCAAGTGCAGGATAATAGCTGCTACAAATAGAGATTTAGAAAAGATGGTATCCGAAGGAAAATTTAGAGAAGACCTATTTTATAGAATCAATGTGGTTCATCTTAAAGTTCCTCCTCTCAGGGCAAGGAAAGAAGATATTCCCCTCCTCGCAAAACACTTTCTTAAAAAATACAGTGAGATAAACGGGAAAAACATACTTGATATAGATAGAGAGGCTGTTGAGATATTGATGAACTATGAGTGGAAGGGAAATGTTAGAGAGTTGGAGAATGCGATAGAGAGGGCTGTTGTTATGTGCCAGCAGGATATTATCCTACCTGAACATCTTCCACCGAGAATAACAGGTGCAGACAAAAGAAAAGATGAATATGATTTCTCTGGTGAAATAAATCTTTTAGAGTTAGAAAAAAAAGTAATACTAAAGGTATTAGAAGAAACCGGATGGAATCAAACAAAGACAGCTGAGAAATTGGGTATATCCAGAAAACAACTCAGGACAAAAATGAAAAACTTTGGTCTACTACGGACATCTTAACTGTCCCAAATGGAACAGTAAACAGATATTAAACTGTCCTAAAAGGAACAACTCCTGATATTAGTCTGTCTATTAAGTCTATTTTTCATTTTATTCCAATAACTTAGAAGATGGCACTCTTTTTGGCATATCTATTGCAACAGATAAAAAACAAAAATAAACGGAGGTTAAGAAATGAGAATGAATTATCTTTACAGCCTGATTGCAGGGGTTATTGGCTTACTTCTGATAACAGCTGATTCTAAAGCTGGAAAAATAGAGTTTGAGCATCCTGATGCAAAAGAGATAATGCTTAAAGATATTCCTCCTGGACCAAGACATTATGCTATCCCGTCAAACTGCAAACTGGATAATCCTGATTTTATCAAAAAGATGGCTCCAAAAGGGAAAAAACTTTTTAACAACAAAAAAGCCGCCAACTGTGTTGCCTGTCACTGTGCTCCCGGTTCAAAAGGATGTGGAAATATAGGACCAAATCTTGCCCACTATAAAAATACACTTATGAAAGCTCCTTATCTTGGAGGACAGAAAAAAACAGTTTCATGGCTTTTTCAGAGAGTTGCCGATTACAGAGTTCAGATACCACCTGAGTATAAAAATGAACCTTATTTCAACATAATGACTGTTAACCTTACAACAGGAAAGCTCTCTTACGACGATGTATGTGCTATAACAGCATTCCTTTTAACTCTGGAGTAAAGGATGAGATCTGTTGTTGTTTTCCTTCTTTTAGTCTTTAGCATTTCTTATGGAGATGTAAAGTGGTACGGATTAAACGATGGATTTAAAAAAGCTCAAAAGGAGAAAAAGTTGGTGATGATTTATATCTATTCTCCGAAATGCCATTACTGCAAGGAGATGGATGCAACAACATTTAAGGATAAAAAAGTACAGGATACGATAAACAGGTATTTTGTACCTATTAAGGTTAGAAAGTGCAGTGAAGACGGGATGTTTGTGAGGGCTGAATACGGATACCTTGGTACTCCAACGTTCCACTTTATTACACCGACTGGAGAAAAGATAAAAAGTATCTTTGGGGCATGGCCTAAAGAGGACTTTTTAAAAATCCTCAAGTATTTCTATTCAGGGGCTTATAAAACAAAGCCTATGACAGAGTACTTTATGGAAGAACAATAAAAGGAGGTATAAAAAAGATGAACAGAAGAAAATTTCTGAAGATGACAGCTGTTGCAGGGGCTGTCGTTGCAGTAAGTCCATCAATACCTGTTGACAGCTTTAAGGTTAACGCCCAGCCCAAAAAAAGAAGCTTCGAAGATGCTTTAAAGGAAATAACTAAGGGTAAAACTCCGGTGGAAGCACCAAATGAGGTAAAACTTATAGCCCCATCTATAGCTGAGAACGGAGCCGTTGTTCCTATAAAAGTTGAAGTAAAGAAACCGATCAAGGATGTTAAAGCAATACATATACTTGCAGACAAAAACTTTGATCCGTGGACGTGTAGTGTTCATCTAACTCCTCAAAATGGAAAACCTTATTTTGCTACAAGAATCAGACTTGCAAAAACAATGAATGTTTATGCTGTTGCAGAGCTTTCTGACGGTTCATTCATAATGACAAAAAAGCCTGTAAAAGTCACTATAGGTGGATGTGGTTAATAAAAAATAAAGGAGGAAATAAAGATGGCGAGAACAGCTTTAATAAAACTCAGACCAAGAAGATATAAAAAAGGAGACCTTGTAAGAGTTGATTCTGTTATTATGCACCCTATGCATACAGGTCTTGTTAAAGACAAGAAAACAGGAAAAATCATACCTCCCCATTATATAACAAAGGTTGAGGTTTATTACGGAGACGAACTTGTGACATCAATTGATGTAAATGCATCTGTCAGTGCTAACCCTTACTTCTCATTCTATATAAAGGCTGATAAAACAGCTCCTCTAAAAATGGTATGGAAGGATAATAAAGGGGAAGTGACTGAAAAAACTGTAAAAATCAAGCCACATTAAGGAGGGTAAAGATGAGGATGAAATATATTTTTTTAGGCTTGTCAGCGGCTCTTTTTACAGGAGCTTTAGCTGAAGAAGCAGGACAGGCTATATCTCCTGAAGACTGGAAGCTTTACGAAGAAGGAATTAATCCCGGTGAGGTCTTTGCTGAAGAAGTAGGAGGAACCCTTTTTGAAAAACCTATGGGACCCAAAAAAATATCCTGTGCCTCCTGCCATGCAAAAAATGGAGATATAGAAGAGAGAGTGGCAACAGCTGCAGCCTACTATCCTAAATACGACAAAGATGCAGGGATGATAATAAACTTAGAACAGAGAATCCAGATATGCCAGTCAAAACATATGGATATGAAACCTTTTAAACTAAAAAGCAAGGAAAATACAGCTATCACAACATACCTGTACTACCTTGCACAGGGAACAAAGATAAATGTTGATACCCAATCTCCAATGGCGAAAGAGTACCTCAAATACGGAAGGTATATTTTCACATTGAAAAGAGGTGTAAGGAATCTTTCCTGTCAGGTATGTCATGAGTTTGCTGCCGGAAAAGTTCTCAGAATGCAGTGGCTTAAACCACTGGGATTTGAGTACAACGGTATAAAAGGAACAACAGCAGCAGATCACTGGCCTGCTTTCAGAATGACAAAAAATAAAGTCCAGACATTACAGCAGAGATTTCAGGGCTGTCAGAAACAGGGAGGACAGAAAAAACTTCCTCTCGGTTCTAAGGAGATGGTAGCCCTTGAACTGTATGTAAAATCCCTCTCAAACGGAGCAGAACTGAAAACACCTGGGTTGAGAAGATAGGAGGATAAGATGAATCTGAGCAGAAGAGATTTTTTAGAACTTGCAGCTATAGCCGGTATTTCACTAACAGGGGGAAATGCCCTTGCCCAACTAAACAAGCTTTCTCCTGAAAAATTGATGGAGTTTAGACCGGTTGGAAATGTTACACTCCTTCATATATGTGATATGCATGCCCATCTCAAACCTCTTTACTGGAGGGAACCATCAACCCTTCTTTCTCATCCATCTCTTGTAGGAGAACCGGGATTTTTATGCGGTAAAGCTTTTCTTGAGTATTACGGTATAAAACCAGGAACTCTGAGGGCTTACTTTGATACATACATAGATTTTGAGGAGCTCGCCCACAAATACGGAAAAATGGGTGGTGCTGCCTACATGGCAACTCTTGTTAAGCAGATAATAGCAGAAAGAGGAAAAGATAAGGTTCTTTTTATGGATTCAGGAGATACATGGCAGGGAACTGCCGTTGCTCTATTCACAAAGGGAAAAGCTATAGTTGATGTCCAGAATGCCCTTGGAATAGATGTAATGGTAGGACACTGGGAGTTTACATATGGTAAGGAAAGAGTGCTTGAACTTGTGGAGAACCATCTGAAAGCAGATTTTATAGCCCAGAATATCGCCGATGAGATGTGGGAAGAGCTTGTTTTCGCCCCTTATGTAATAAAAGAAGTTGGTGGTACAAAGATAGGTATAATCGGAAATGCATTTCCTTACACACCTATAGCAAATCCAAAACAGTTTACACAGGGATGGACTTTTGGTATTCAGCCTGAAAGACTCCAGCAGTTTGTTAACGAACTGAGGGAGGAAAAGAAGGTAGATCTTGTTGTTTTACTATCCCATGATGGATTTGCACTGGATCAGGCTCTGGCAAAGATGATCAAAGGCATAGATATCATCTTCAGTGGTCATACACATGACCCTGCTCCAAAGCCGATATTTGTAAATAACACAATGATAGTAATAGCTGGCTCCCACGGAAAATACCTTGGAAGATTAGACCTTGAGGTCAAAAACGGAAAGATAAAGAAATGGAACTACAAGCTTATACCTGTTGCCTCAAACTTTATAAAACCTGATCCTGAAGTTGAAAAACTTGTAAAGGATATATACAGCCCTTATGAGAAAAAACTGTCTGAAAAACTGGCAAAGACAGAACAGATTCTTTACAAGAGAGACACATTTTATTCAACATTTGACAGGGTAATATGTGAAGCAATCAGAGAAGAAACAGATGCTGAAATTGTCTTTACTCCCGGATACAGATGGGGAACTACAGTTCTTCCGGGGGAATATATAACTGTTGATAATGTTTACGAGATGACAGCCATAACCTATCCAGATGTTTATACATTTGAGATGACCGGTGAGAAGCTAAAGATGATTCTTGAAGATGTTGCTGATAATGCATTTAACAAAAATCCCCTTTATCAGCAGGGTGGGGATATGAGCAGGCTTTTAGGTGTTGAGTATGAGATAAAGCTTGGAGCTCCTGCAGGTAAAAGACTAAGAAATATTAGAGTAAACGGGAAAGATTTAGACCCAAAGAGGTCTTATGTAGTATCGGCGTGGGGTGGGAACCTCTATAGAGCAGGTAAGAATGTAAGACCAAAACACAGACCTGTTTACGATATTGTTATCGATTATCTGAGAAGACATAAAACCGTAAATCCACCTCTAAAATCAAATGTAAAGGTTTTAGACATCAAATGCGGTTGTCCTGAAAAAGGAGGTATCTGTTCTTGATAAAAAGGTTTGTGTTTGTGGTTTTACTGGCAGGTTTTTTTATTTCTGTAACTGGTTGTATAACAGCTATGGAATGGTCAACAAGAGATGAAGATGATGATGAGTATATTCCTCCGAAAAAAGTAGCTGTTGAAAAAAAGAAAAATTCAGAGAAAAAAGGGTACAATCCACAGTTTACAGATGAGGAAGAAGAAATCCCCGATATATATGAGGCTGTTGTTGATATGCCTTATGAGGAGGCAGACTTACTTCTCAGATCAGCCCTTGAAGAAGAAAACTTCAAAATCATAAAAGTATCCCATGTAACAAAGGGGATGGAAGAACAGGGAAGGAAGGATTTCTGGAAAGATATGAATATATATCTGGTATGTAAACTTTCTGACGGGTATTTCGTTTTGAGGCATAATCCCCAGCTTGTGGGATTTTGTCCCTACAGAGTATATACCTACAGAAATAAAGACGGACTTCTTGTCATAGGAATGGTTAAACCATCAATGGCAGTCAGGTACATGGGAAATCCAGACCTGAAAGCCATTGAGATTCTAAAGAAACACGATTTTCAGCTTAAAAGAATAATTGATGAGATCACATCTAAATAATCAGGAGGTTTAGTGGCATGAAAAAGTTAAGTTTGACATTGGCAGGATTAGGGACAGCAGCTCTTATCACTGGAACTGCAAATGCAGGTCCTAAATTTTACTTTGGTGAAGGAAAAGACCTTGAAGTATTCTTGATGGGTCAGATATGGGGTGTGTATGGAACGAATGTTGAAATCCCAGGAGAAACAAATCTGAAGGAAAATAAAGGAGATATCTACATAAGAAGAGGAAGATTTGGTTTCAAAGGACATCTGATGAAAGATCTGTCGTGGAAGATATGGTTTGCCCACGATAACCTTGGAAGGGATGATTTAAACCCTGTTGATGCAGCAAGGGGGGCAGTAAAAACAAGTGGGCTGACTTATTCAAAGTTTGAGGTATGGGATGCTTACTTTACATGGTCTGCTGATAAACAGTTTGCAAATATTTCTCTGGGATATTTCAGACCGCAGATAGGTAAAGAAAGTATAACATCAGGTTTTGCTGTTTTATCCTTTGAGAAAGGGCTTCCAAACTTTTATGTAAGAAGACATATAATCGGAAAACCTGACAAGGGAACAAACGAAAAATTTGGTAGATCATCTGTTAATGGGAGAATATTCCTTATTAACTGGGGTGGCCTGTATAAAGCACAGGGATGGTCTCTCAACTGGAATCTTGGGGTTGGTGATAACCAGAACTACACAACAAGTCAGAAATGGTCTCCTCTCTGGTCTGCAAGAGTTGCGGTTTCTATAGGAGACCCTGAAATGAAAAAATACAAGTTAGGCTACAAACAGACATACTTTGGAAAAAGAAACGGTGTAACGATTGGTCTTAACTACGGCTATCAGGGTGAAGGAGTTGACAGAGCTGTTTCAGGAGATCCAGAGTTTGATAATAACAAAATGTACGGAGTTGACATACTTGCAAACTACGGACCGGTAGATCTGTTTGGAGAGTATGATGTTTTGAAAAGGGACTGGGCAGATGGTACTGATTACTCAGACAAAGTATGGACTGTAAAAGCAGCTTACAACTTCAAACTTGGAAACGGTCAGATAGTTCAACCGGCAATTGCTTATGGTGTATTTGATCCTGACAGTAACGGGAACTCTATTTACGGTAAAAAGAAAAACACAATATGGGATGTAGGTGTTAACTGGTATATCCAGAAACAAAGAGCAAAGCTTATTCTCCACTATACTTCCGGAAAGGTTGAAAACTACAGTGGAACAGAAGATGCTAAATCCTCTTATATAGGTCTTGGATTCCAGTTC contains the following coding sequences:
- a CDS encoding ATP-binding protein, whose product is MTLDYFKKLSIRWKVALATSIYILFVLLGAIFFTAFSFEQKLLKEKNQNIVENIKNIIESYKDSFVLRNLEKIDEMIKKIDELPSVFYVSVLDVDGRIIGDTEISNLGFVNKKLLQEFNKEPAIKKDKNIISFYYPVKIDTENIGFVVSKYNLDILKYTIDREILKILLQTLAIASLVILVSFAGVFVISGYMVKPLINLKNKITKITTTYIDSSEIDLKPVDAINPDKKCIKEISEACWLISENAGDILLSLGDKSLKECSVCEKFKQLSGDEIHQLNYSFYMMVASLKEYLRKLDEAHRERETLNCMATMGEMSAKIAHEVKNALYAIGNAANYLRNNIENDLVREFSGVIKEEVNRLNKMTVSFLNFSKLIEPVFEKGNLNKEINNSVMLLKPDMDYENIKLLLEFDEKLPDFSFDKNLMKQVIFNLVLNSIDALREKDSKDKFIKIKTEYIKMSDREIARIIVEDNGTGISREHRDKIFQPFFTTKPKGTGLGLPMVYKIIFSHNGAISMETEEGRGTKFIIDFRLK
- a CDS encoding phosphate/phosphite/phosphonate ABC transporter substrate-binding protein; this translates as MKLPVGLVAFFIFIYSSFASERLILAVLSSGNPVEEYKRFKALSSYLSEKLGREIQLKIFGKYKDLLQFYEENTVDISISCPVVYYKIQEKHNVIPAAVIKIKGHVMEAGVIVVRKDSNIHSVQDIKGKKLTLGSSICASNCIMPLYILSKNGIKYTDIPDMWSSGSDKAAILSVISGLADAAGVKEESAEKFLNKGIKIIAKSPYVPRYVVAIHGDLPKNLQKKIMEILYSLRDKKTLNRLGIDGFEKPDKDMFRIIKDYNDILSQYPLLQ
- a CDS encoding DsrE family protein, with the protein product MKVLIVFLLVFLFASGEEKGAKLEISESTYPSVKVVYDWNLQGPEAVDKALNYIRNHLKAYSEYAPLEEVEIVIVSHGAEIPVFAKQNEKVFQKTVERLKNFHDSYGIKFYVCYNAARAFGFDKEDFFPFVILTPAGVAKLAALQEEGYRLVPAIVHNFKPVKEKYGKKK
- a CDS encoding DsrE family protein, with translation MGRFFISIIFILFVYLPVSSEEVEKVVIDFRTGSIEKFEFYLLKGVVNNIQHYRNSLKELKVVVVVHGNGYKFFIKNLDKSPYRDDKELKKRQKEFRERLENLVKFYGVKFEICEAGLKARGISIDNLYPFVKPVYSALKGIVHWQNLGYAYMLFE
- a CDS encoding sigma-54-dependent transcriptional regulator — protein: MGYRVLLIDDEESILKVIKKFLEDKGFYVDTAKTKSQALNQISRCNYSIILSDFRLPDGTGIDILEDFRKRDKETPFVIITAYGSINGAVEAIQKGASHYIAKPIDAENLLKIIQFLIQKKEKKGFDSKEEFAGIIGRSPLMRELFKEIDIVSKSESTVLIEGESGTGKELVAKAIHKLSKRKDKPFVAVNCSAIPVELFENELFGHEKGAYTGAVGQGKGKIELAGEGTLFLDEIGELDLVLQAKLLRVLQEKEFYRLGGSKTVPVKCRIIAATNRDLEKMVSEGKFREDLFYRINVVHLKVPPLRARKEDIPLLAKHFLKKYSEINGKNILDIDREAVEILMNYEWKGNVRELENAIERAVVMCQQDIILPEHLPPRITGADKRKDEYDFSGEINLLELEKKVILKVLEETGWNQTKTAEKLGISRKQLRTKMKNFGLLRTS
- the soxX gene encoding sulfur oxidation c-type cytochrome SoxX — translated: MRMNYLYSLIAGVIGLLLITADSKAGKIEFEHPDAKEIMLKDIPPGPRHYAIPSNCKLDNPDFIKKMAPKGKKLFNNKKAANCVACHCAPGSKGCGNIGPNLAHYKNTLMKAPYLGGQKKTVSWLFQRVADYRVQIPPEYKNEPYFNIMTVNLTTGKLSYDDVCAITAFLLTLE
- a CDS encoding thioredoxin family protein yields the protein MRSVVVFLLLVFSISYGDVKWYGLNDGFKKAQKEKKLVMIYIYSPKCHYCKEMDATTFKDKKVQDTINRYFVPIKVRKCSEDGMFVRAEYGYLGTPTFHFITPTGEKIKSIFGAWPKEDFLKILKYFYSGAYKTKPMTEYFMEEQ
- the soxY gene encoding thiosulfate oxidation carrier protein SoxY; translation: MNRRKFLKMTAVAGAVVAVSPSIPVDSFKVNAQPKKRSFEDALKEITKGKTPVEAPNEVKLIAPSIAENGAVVPIKVEVKKPIKDVKAIHILADKNFDPWTCSVHLTPQNGKPYFATRIRLAKTMNVYAVAELSDGSFIMTKKPVKVTIGGCG
- the soxZ gene encoding thiosulfate oxidation carrier complex protein SoxZ; this encodes MARTALIKLRPRRYKKGDLVRVDSVIMHPMHTGLVKDKKTGKIIPPHYITKVEVYYGDELVTSIDVNASVSANPYFSFYIKADKTAPLKMVWKDNKGEVTEKTVKIKPH
- the soxA gene encoding sulfur oxidation c-type cytochrome SoxA gives rise to the protein MRMKYIFLGLSAALFTGALAEEAGQAISPEDWKLYEEGINPGEVFAEEVGGTLFEKPMGPKKISCASCHAKNGDIEERVATAAAYYPKYDKDAGMIINLEQRIQICQSKHMDMKPFKLKSKENTAITTYLYYLAQGTKINVDTQSPMAKEYLKYGRYIFTLKRGVRNLSCQVCHEFAAGKVLRMQWLKPLGFEYNGIKGTTAADHWPAFRMTKNKVQTLQQRFQGCQKQGGQKKLPLGSKEMVALELYVKSLSNGAELKTPGLRR
- the soxB gene encoding thiosulfohydrolase SoxB, which encodes MNLSRRDFLELAAIAGISLTGGNALAQLNKLSPEKLMEFRPVGNVTLLHICDMHAHLKPLYWREPSTLLSHPSLVGEPGFLCGKAFLEYYGIKPGTLRAYFDTYIDFEELAHKYGKMGGAAYMATLVKQIIAERGKDKVLFMDSGDTWQGTAVALFTKGKAIVDVQNALGIDVMVGHWEFTYGKERVLELVENHLKADFIAQNIADEMWEELVFAPYVIKEVGGTKIGIIGNAFPYTPIANPKQFTQGWTFGIQPERLQQFVNELREEKKVDLVVLLSHDGFALDQALAKMIKGIDIIFSGHTHDPAPKPIFVNNTMIVIAGSHGKYLGRLDLEVKNGKIKKWNYKLIPVASNFIKPDPEVEKLVKDIYSPYEKKLSEKLAKTEQILYKRDTFYSTFDRVICEAIREETDAEIVFTPGYRWGTTVLPGEYITVDNVYEMTAITYPDVYTFEMTGEKLKMILEDVADNAFNKNPLYQQGGDMSRLLGVEYEIKLGAPAGKRLRNIRVNGKDLDPKRSYVVSAWGGNLYRAGKNVRPKHRPVYDIVIDYLRRHKTVNPPLKSNVKVLDIKCGCPEKGGICS
- a CDS encoding DUF302 domain-containing protein, producing the protein MIKRFVFVVLLAGFFISVTGCITAMEWSTRDEDDDEYIPPKKVAVEKKKNSEKKGYNPQFTDEEEEIPDIYEAVVDMPYEEADLLLRSALEEENFKIIKVSHVTKGMEEQGRKDFWKDMNIYLVCKLSDGYFVLRHNPQLVGFCPYRVYTYRNKDGLLVIGMVKPSMAVRYMGNPDLKAIEILKKHDFQLKRIIDEITSK